One Myxococcales bacterium genomic window carries:
- a CDS encoding response regulator yields the protein MANVLIVDDSISMRKLVQGTLVEAGHCVVEAEDGVDGLAKAKQSPIDLVITDINMPNMDGLELLGELRKLSDFKFTPILVLTTEMDPEKKKIAKERGATGWLVKPFNPDQLISTIKKVLD from the coding sequence ATGGCAAATGTATTGATCGTTGATGACTCAATTTCGATGAGAAAATTGGTTCAAGGAACCCTTGTCGAAGCCGGGCATTGCGTTGTCGAGGCCGAGGACGGAGTTGACGGCTTGGCCAAGGCCAAGCAGTCGCCGATCGATCTCGTAATCACGGACATCAACATGCCCAACATGGATGGTCTCGAGTTGCTCGGCGAACTTCGCAAACTCAGTGATTTTAAATTCACTCCGATTCTTGTTTTGACGACGGAAATGGACCCAGAGAAGAAGAAGATTGCCAAGGAGCGGGGAGCCACGGGCTGGCTCGTGAAGCCATTCAATCCAGATCAGCTGATATCCACGATCAAGAAGGTCCTGGACTAA
- a CDS encoding STAS domain-containing protein — MADDSISTLIWSGNLDISQASSVHDELMSALDLRLPIQLDANGVNRIDTSIAQLLSAFFKEAREQDIEVSWKSTSDSLKNIARVLDLESELELVEGSPGAEES; from the coding sequence ATGGCAGACGACAGCATATCGACGCTGATCTGGTCTGGAAATCTGGACATTTCCCAGGCGAGTTCCGTCCATGACGAACTCATGAGCGCGCTCGATCTGCGCTTACCCATTCAGCTCGACGCGAACGGTGTAAATCGCATAGACACCTCGATTGCCCAGCTGCTCAGCGCCTTTTTCAAGGAGGCGCGGGAGCAGGACATCGAAGTCAGCTGGAAGTCGACATCCGATTCTTTGAAAAACATTGCGCGAGTTCTCGATCTGGAGTCGGAACTCGAGCTCGTCGAAGGCTCACCCGGAGCCGAGGAAAGCTGA